Proteins from one Chloroflexota bacterium genomic window:
- a CDS encoding DUF4139 domain-containing protein: MLRSRMLGLLLAITTALFLLVVGVLFFGGSVRPAAAQSNGLRVEKTLLKSSNVVMVGETLTFAITITNNWHTTVITLPVVDTYDRSVLGYINATPAEDTHNASTGVINWDNILATTGPLAPGEQVVILVRFTAEHPSPRVVNHAATHDAYDSLGNLVGDGEAEHDNEAVGGQTPLEKTLDDGVLPQAGQRITFTIRVQNAGLVDVVRLPLEDTFDPTALQFIASEPMPDTIEPGRLTWANVLTAPRPMRLPPNEFISITTVFTALKGIEETTNSARVVGAGDSFGNDLAPAADDVPIRIIGAPGTPTPTRTPRPTPNATAINQVTATIAVSATEVVITTPTVAISSTATIEAIATLTPEQGTGSTTTPTVIPAVLPDTSAAPAPQSNWWVGAAILAILLLGIGLTQRSRG, from the coding sequence ATGCTTCGTTCGCGCATGCTTGGTTTGTTGTTGGCCATCACGACCGCACTTTTTCTGTTGGTAGTCGGAGTTTTATTTTTTGGTGGTTCGGTACGCCCCGCTGCTGCCCAAAGCAATGGCTTGCGGGTTGAAAAAACATTGCTCAAATCGAGCAATGTGGTGATGGTTGGCGAAACCCTGACGTTTGCCATCACCATCACCAACAACTGGCATACCACCGTGATCACCTTGCCAGTTGTCGATACCTATGATCGTTCGGTTTTAGGCTACATCAATGCTACTCCAGCCGAAGATACCCATAACGCCAGCACTGGTGTGATCAATTGGGATAATATTCTGGCAACGACTGGGCCATTGGCTCCTGGTGAGCAGGTGGTGATTTTAGTACGCTTCACCGCTGAACATCCTTCGCCACGGGTGGTCAACCACGCCGCAACCCACGATGCCTACGATTCATTGGGCAATTTGGTGGGCGATGGTGAGGCTGAGCACGATAATGAAGCAGTTGGCGGCCAAACACCACTCGAAAAAACGCTTGATGATGGGGTGCTGCCCCAAGCTGGGCAACGTATCACTTTTACAATTCGGGTGCAAAATGCTGGTTTAGTTGATGTAGTACGCTTGCCGTTGGAAGATACCTTTGATCCAACCGCGCTGCAATTTATTGCATCTGAGCCAATGCCCGATACGATTGAACCAGGTCGCCTGACGTGGGCCAATGTGCTGACCGCGCCGCGCCCAATGCGCCTGCCCCCCAACGAATTTATCTCAATCACGACAGTCTTTACCGCACTCAAGGGCATTGAAGAAACCACCAATAGCGCCCGAGTGGTTGGTGCTGGCGATAGCTTTGGGAACGATCTCGCACCGGCTGCCGATGATGTGCCAATTCGGATTATTGGTGCGCCTGGCACACCAACCCCAACTCGCACGCCACGGCCAACGCCCAATGCCACGGCAATTAATCAAGTAACGGCGACGATTGCCGTCAGCGCCACCGAAGTGGTGATTACCACGCCAACCGTGGCGATCAGCAGCACTGCTACGATTGAAGCCATTGCCACGCTCACGCCAGAACAAGGCACTGGCAGCACCACCACGCCTACCGTTATTCCCGCCGTCTTGCCCGATACCAGTGCGGCCCCAGCACCACAAAGCAATTGGTGGGTTGGTGCGGCAATTCTTGCTATACTACTGCTTGGAATTGGCCTCACTCAACGCAGTCGTGGATAA
- the purL gene encoding phosphoribosylformylglycinamidine synthase subunit PurL, which yields MSAYLVTVCPREADNHERLYLLAGDLSSEDVQRLTLELLHDPVAHTATWQALDAELAAPKAGALVEIAFRPGVTDNEAETILVGARHIGINGLKQAKTLRRVYVSDVQDEAVLRQFAGEHLLNDLIETAYSTLEARSAERLQFYQHLLQLPAPHTPTITRVALRGVSDSELERISREGILALSLAEMQAVRDYFEDLGRDPTDGELETLAQTWSEHCRHKTFRATISYQQAAADQGIDAALHPALAELNAANGATINGLLNHYLRSATNAVSNEALLSAFVDNAGIVAFDEQYEISFKVETHNHPSALEPFGGANTGVGGVVRDVLGVSAKPIAVTDVLCFGYPDLPESELSQGVLHPRRIREGVVAGVRDYGNKLGIPNVNGAVWYDHGYTANPLVFCGTLGIAPRGSHPRGVQAGDAIVVIGGRTGRDGIHGATFSSVELTHDTAETVGAAVQIGDPVTEKTVIDVLLQARDLGLYSAITDCGAGGLSSAVGEMGEETGAVVELRDVPLKYAGLQPWEIWISEAQERMVVSVPPQNVQTLLDLCRGEDVEATVIGHFTADGVLTVKHNQLTVVELDMAFLHSGGVQFKLNANWQPSPAPASQPATIDHTTLLKATLGQPIVASNENIVRTYDHEVQAATVLKPLVGVNEDGPGDAGVLQPRVDSNRGVVLGCGLNPLYGKIDPYWMALAAVDEALRNIVAAGGDPEQTWILDNFCWGDPKLPDRLAGLVRASAGCHDAALAYRTPFISGKDSLNNEYRDAEGKRVAIPPTLLISAMALVPDVLQTISMDAKAAGNAIYLVGLTHDERGGAVSALVGGIDNGNLPKVNLATAPSVHKALHAAIRANSVRACHDLSEGGLAVAAAEMAFAGGFGLSLELSAVPTSSALSADALLWSESTTRFLVEVAPEQAANFEAQLSNIAYAKIGQVLAEPRLIINDLAGQPIIDSDLASLKAAWQA from the coding sequence GTGTCCGCATATTTGGTCACTGTTTGCCCACGCGAGGCCGACAACCACGAACGGCTGTACCTTCTCGCCGGCGATCTTTCCTCAGAAGATGTCCAACGCCTGACCCTCGAATTACTGCATGATCCCGTTGCTCATACTGCTACTTGGCAAGCGCTTGACGCTGAGCTAGCCGCGCCCAAAGCTGGAGCATTGGTGGAGATTGCCTTTCGCCCAGGCGTGACCGATAACGAAGCTGAGACGATTTTAGTTGGCGCACGCCATATTGGGATTAACGGCTTGAAACAGGCCAAAACCCTGCGTCGCGTCTATGTGTCCGATGTGCAAGACGAAGCTGTTTTGCGTCAATTTGCTGGTGAACACCTTTTAAACGATTTGATTGAAACTGCTTATTCTACCCTTGAGGCTCGTAGTGCTGAACGCTTGCAGTTTTATCAACACTTATTACAACTTCCGGCTCCCCACACGCCCACGATCACCCGCGTGGCCTTGCGTGGAGTCAGCGATAGCGAACTCGAACGGATTAGCCGTGAAGGCATTTTGGCCTTGAGTTTGGCTGAGATGCAGGCAGTTCGCGATTATTTTGAAGATTTAGGCCGCGACCCAACCGATGGTGAGCTGGAAACCCTTGCTCAAACATGGTCGGAACATTGCCGCCACAAAACCTTCCGCGCCACGATCAGCTATCAACAAGCTGCCGCAGATCAGGGAATTGATGCGGCGTTGCATCCAGCCTTGGCTGAACTCAATGCCGCCAATGGCGCGACGATCAATGGCTTGCTCAATCACTATTTGCGCAGCGCTACCAACGCTGTTAGCAACGAGGCCTTGCTCTCGGCATTTGTCGATAATGCTGGAATTGTGGCCTTCGATGAGCAGTATGAAATTTCCTTCAAAGTCGAAACCCACAACCATCCTTCAGCACTAGAGCCATTTGGTGGCGCAAATACTGGGGTTGGTGGAGTTGTGCGCGACGTGTTAGGGGTTTCAGCCAAACCAATCGCCGTAACTGATGTGTTGTGTTTTGGCTACCCTGATTTGCCCGAAAGCGAGCTTTCGCAAGGTGTGCTGCACCCACGGCGCATCCGCGAAGGTGTCGTGGCTGGGGTGCGCGATTATGGCAACAAACTAGGGATTCCCAATGTCAACGGTGCGGTTTGGTATGACCATGGCTACACCGCCAATCCATTGGTATTCTGTGGTACGCTCGGCATTGCACCACGCGGCAGCCACCCACGCGGCGTTCAAGCAGGCGACGCAATTGTCGTAATTGGTGGCCGCACTGGCCGCGATGGCATTCACGGTGCAACCTTCTCGTCAGTTGAATTGACCCACGACACTGCTGAAACAGTTGGAGCAGCGGTACAAATCGGCGATCCCGTCACCGAAAAAACGGTGATCGACGTGTTGTTGCAAGCCCGCGATTTAGGTTTGTACAGTGCGATTACAGATTGTGGTGCAGGCGGGCTTTCCTCGGCGGTTGGCGAGATGGGCGAAGAAACTGGCGCAGTTGTTGAATTGCGCGATGTGCCGCTCAAATATGCTGGCTTGCAACCATGGGAAATTTGGATCTCCGAAGCCCAAGAGCGCATGGTTGTTTCCGTGCCACCGCAGAATGTCCAAACCTTGCTTGATCTTTGCCGTGGCGAAGATGTTGAGGCAACCGTGATTGGCCACTTCACTGCTGATGGTGTGCTGACAGTCAAGCACAATCAACTAACCGTGGTTGAGCTTGATATGGCCTTTTTGCATAGCGGCGGGGTGCAATTTAAGCTGAATGCTAACTGGCAGCCAAGCCCAGCGCCAGCCAGCCAACCAGCCACTATCGATCACACAACACTACTCAAGGCAACCTTGGGCCAGCCAATCGTCGCCAGCAACGAAAATATTGTGCGCACCTACGACCATGAAGTGCAGGCGGCCACCGTGCTCAAGCCCTTGGTTGGCGTGAACGAAGATGGTCCAGGTGATGCTGGGGTATTGCAACCACGGGTCGATTCAAACCGTGGCGTGGTGCTTGGCTGTGGCCTGAATCCGTTGTATGGCAAAATTGATCCGTATTGGATGGCCTTAGCAGCGGTTGATGAAGCCTTGCGCAACATCGTGGCGGCTGGCGGCGACCCCGAACAAACCTGGATTTTGGATAACTTCTGCTGGGGCGACCCCAAATTACCTGACCGCTTGGCAGGCTTGGTGCGAGCTTCCGCTGGGTGTCACGATGCAGCCTTGGCGTATCGCACGCCCTTTATTTCGGGCAAAGATTCGCTCAACAACGAATATCGCGATGCAGAAGGCAAGCGCGTGGCAATTCCACCAACCTTGCTGATTTCGGCTATGGCCTTAGTGCCCGATGTCTTGCAAACAATCTCGATGGACGCGAAAGCTGCTGGCAATGCAATTTATTTGGTCGGCTTGACTCATGACGAACGCGGCGGGGCAGTCAGCGCTTTGGTTGGCGGCATTGATAACGGCAATCTGCCCAAGGTTAATTTGGCAACCGCACCAAGCGTGCATAAAGCGCTACATGCGGCAATTCGCGCCAATAGCGTGCGAGCTTGCCACGATTTGAGCGAAGGTGGCTTGGCGGTCGCCGCTGCCGAAATGGCCTTTGCTGGCGGGTTTGGCTTGAGCTTGGAATTGAGCGCTGTGCCAACATCCAGTGCTTTGAGCGCTGATGCCTTGTTATGGAGCGAATCGACCACCCGTTTCTTGGTCGAGGTTGCCCCAGAGCAAGCCGCCAATTTCGAAGCCCAGTTGAGCAACATCGCCTACGCCAAAATCGGCCAAGTGCTGGCAGAACCACGCCTGATCATCAACGATTTGGCTGGACAGCCGATTATTGACAGCGATTTGGCAAGCCTCAAGGCTGCATGGCAAGCTTAA
- a CDS encoding DUF1444 family protein: protein MEDRPLLDDEEFGDVVEERLEQLGGIEELSRDGMEIRFRWHGRAVVSELEHFYNAYRRSPEQLESILQSLEAAVRSFAPDRGQELWDELEDRVYPMIKPASMLLEVAERNLPQLVYRPFLADLIVCYVIDEPESVAYINEEHLKTWGVLETTIYTKAVDNLRIKTLKPGMAQVMGEGNQMLFIYSTSDGYDAARILLTDVLSEWADLLPGNLVLGIPNRDFLIGFSDANPEILQRIAMQIAQDAYKLDYGLSDQLWTIKQGQILIYEYDWSSSERKN from the coding sequence ATGGAAGATCGGCCACTTTTAGATGATGAAGAATTTGGCGATGTTGTCGAGGAGCGTTTAGAGCAACTTGGCGGCATCGAAGAACTTAGCCGCGATGGCATGGAGATTCGCTTTCGCTGGCATGGACGGGCGGTCGTCTCCGAACTTGAGCATTTTTACAATGCCTATCGCCGCTCGCCAGAGCAACTTGAATCAATTTTGCAATCGTTAGAGGCAGCAGTTCGCTCGTTCGCGCCCGATCGTGGCCAAGAGCTATGGGATGAACTGGAAGATCGGGTTTATCCGATGATCAAGCCAGCTTCGATGCTGCTCGAAGTCGCTGAGCGCAATTTGCCCCAATTAGTCTATCGGCCATTTCTGGCCGATTTGATCGTTTGCTATGTGATCGACGAACCAGAGAGCGTGGCCTACATCAACGAGGAGCATCTCAAAACCTGGGGCGTGCTCGAAACCACCATCTACACCAAAGCCGTCGATAACCTGCGGATCAAAACGCTCAAACCTGGCATGGCTCAAGTAATGGGCGAGGGCAATCAGATGCTCTTTATCTACTCGACCAGCGATGGCTATGATGCAGCGCGAATTTTATTAACCGATGTTTTGAGCGAATGGGCCGATTTATTGCCTGGAAACTTGGTGCTAGGGATTCCCAACCGCGATTTCTTGATTGGCTTCAGCGATGCCAACCCTGAAATTCTGCAACGGATTGCCATGCAAATTGCCCAAGATGCCTACAAACTCGATTATGGCCTGAGCGATCAACTTTGGACGATCAAACAAGGCCAAATTTTGATTTACGAGTACGATTGGTCATCAAGCGAACGTAAAAATTAG
- the purQ gene encoding phosphoribosylformylglycinamidine synthase I produces the protein MTKVLVLRAPGINCDAEAAEALELAGAKAERVHVNRLAEGSVQLADYGMLLIPGGFAYGDHLGAGRMLAVDLIYRLREDLSRFVADGRPVLGICNGFQVLVKTGLLPSDKVGQATLIDNASGHYECRWIKLGLNSASPCVFTQGLSGTLDLPIGHGEGRFLTDQATLEKLQANNQIVVQYLDQADQPTMEYPANPNGALNAIAGICNPAGNVFGLMPHPDRAFLPQHHPQWRRRGLDREGPGMAIFRNGVRAMALV, from the coding sequence ATGACAAAGGTATTGGTGCTCCGTGCACCGGGGATTAACTGTGATGCCGAGGCCGCCGAAGCCCTCGAATTAGCGGGAGCCAAGGCCGAGCGGGTTCACGTTAACCGTTTGGCCGAAGGCAGCGTTCAATTGGCCGATTACGGCATGCTGCTAATTCCAGGCGGCTTTGCTTACGGCGACCATCTTGGAGCAGGCCGCATGTTGGCAGTCGATTTGATCTATCGTTTGCGCGAGGATCTGAGCCGCTTTGTGGCTGATGGTCGGCCTGTGCTGGGCATTTGCAATGGGTTTCAGGTGTTGGTCAAAACTGGCCTTTTGCCCAGCGATAAAGTTGGTCAAGCAACCTTAATTGATAACGCCAGCGGCCATTATGAATGTCGCTGGATCAAATTGGGTCTCAACAGCGCTAGCCCGTGTGTCTTTACCCAAGGCTTGAGTGGCACGCTTGATTTGCCGATTGGCCATGGTGAAGGCCGTTTCCTGACCGATCAAGCTACGCTCGAAAAGCTCCAAGCCAATAACCAAATTGTGGTGCAATATCTCGATCAAGCAGACCAGCCAACCATGGAATATCCGGCTAATCCCAATGGAGCATTAAATGCGATCGCAGGCATTTGCAATCCGGCGGGCAATGTCTTTGGCTTGATGCCGCACCCTGATCGAGCATTCTTACCACAACATCATCCACAATGGCGGCGACGCGGCCTTGATCGCGAAGGCCCAGGCATGGCGATTTTCCGCAACGGCGTGCGGGCGATGGCCTTAGTTTAA
- a CDS encoding ankyrin repeat domain-containing protein, translated as MNNPMIEVRLFEALRSGQSSIATEILAVQPELARIIFNPSNPAIANGLTSHPEQYANAPIGQTPLHIAAWNGEQRLVKQLLELGADPNARDLHGGTPLHAMVRWVTRPDIISILLEKGADINAVDHAGQTPLHLAASCIRRPGHQWGDHPDLCSYLIANGAMIDIFSAIILDHDDHAAMLLKNDPTLVHTRTSGNQTHPPTATPLHVAADRGNQAMAELLLAYHADPNSLDAHGRSPLYLAAHAAGTRKRQATPELAALLLTYSNPAPILAASLLGTEPALRDLLAQTAVNIQISDQGGYTALHLAAWNGQVEAIAELLAHGADIAARTKRNETALQLAVAYAHNAAAEILLEHGATSDVFIAAMLGRTDHLEQLLKHNPEVGSTPNRYGRTPLRIAVEREQTATVEFLLAHGVKPDLWMAAGMGNLARVEALVETDSHALHQRDQWGYTALHWASKSGQLAVIEYLLERGAGLEPRGSDGGTPLTLALWHEQSAVARLLVASGADIDALDNWGGSPRNQVAAL; from the coding sequence ATGAATAATCCAATGATCGAAGTGCGGCTTTTTGAGGCACTTCGTTCTGGTCAAAGCTCAATTGCCACTGAGATTCTAGCGGTACAGCCAGAGTTAGCACGGATTATTTTCAATCCTTCTAATCCTGCAATTGCTAATGGCCTGACGAGCCATCCAGAGCAATATGCAAATGCGCCGATTGGCCAGACCCCGCTACACATCGCTGCTTGGAATGGTGAACAGCGCTTGGTCAAGCAGCTACTTGAACTTGGTGCTGACCCCAATGCGCGTGATCTGCATGGCGGCACGCCACTGCATGCGATGGTACGCTGGGTAACACGGCCCGATATTATTAGCATATTACTGGAAAAAGGCGCAGATATTAATGCCGTTGATCATGCTGGGCAAACACCATTACATTTGGCTGCTAGTTGCATTCGTCGCCCAGGTCATCAATGGGGCGATCATCCCGATCTGTGCTCCTACCTGATCGCAAACGGAGCAATGATCGATATTTTCTCAGCAATCATCCTTGATCACGATGATCATGCTGCCATGCTTCTGAAAAATGACCCGACATTAGTCCACACTCGTACCAGCGGCAACCAGACCCATCCGCCAACTGCCACACCCTTGCATGTTGCTGCTGATCGGGGCAATCAAGCCATGGCTGAGTTGCTATTAGCGTATCATGCCGATCCCAATAGTCTAGATGCTCATGGTCGTTCACCGCTCTATTTGGCTGCTCATGCTGCCGGAACCCGCAAACGGCAAGCAACTCCTGAACTCGCAGCCTTGTTGTTGACTTATAGCAATCCTGCACCGATCTTGGCTGCTAGTTTGCTTGGCACCGAGCCAGCCTTGCGTGATCTGCTGGCTCAAACAGCGGTTAACATTCAGATCAGCGATCAAGGTGGATATACTGCCTTGCATTTGGCGGCCTGGAATGGTCAAGTTGAGGCGATTGCTGAATTGTTGGCGCATGGTGCCGATATTGCTGCACGAACCAAACGCAACGAAACCGCCCTGCAACTTGCTGTTGCTTATGCTCACAATGCTGCTGCTGAGATCTTACTGGAGCATGGGGCAACGTCCGATGTGTTTATTGCCGCAATGCTTGGCCGCACTGATCACTTGGAACAATTGCTGAAGCATAATCCTGAGGTAGGCAGCACGCCTAATCGCTATGGTCGTACACCCTTACGAATTGCAGTTGAACGTGAGCAGACAGCGACTGTTGAGTTTTTGCTGGCTCATGGGGTTAAACCCGATCTATGGATGGCGGCAGGTATGGGCAATCTTGCGAGGGTCGAAGCTTTAGTCGAAACTGATAGTCATGCCTTACACCAGCGCGATCAATGGGGCTATACTGCGTTACATTGGGCCAGTAAATCTGGCCAACTTGCGGTGATCGAATATCTGCTTGAGCGAGGTGCTGGCTTGGAGCCGCGTGGCTCTGATGGTGGCACGCCGCTGACCTTGGCCTTGTGGCATGAACAGTCGGCAGTAGCCCGCCTGCTGGTTGCTAGCGGTGCTGATATTGATGCACTAGACAATTGGGGTGGTTCACCACGTAATCAAGTAGCGGCTCTCTAA